A stretch of DNA from Candidatus Bathyarchaeia archaeon:
TTACGGGCCAAGGATCAGAGCAGACGGTGCTTACGCAAGGGCCCTCCCCAGGTTTATAACCCAAGCCCTTAGGGGCGCAGATATAACTGTCTACGGGGATGGCTCCCAGACGCGGAGCTTCTGCTACATAACAGACACCCTAATAGGTATATGGGACATCTTAACTAATCCTAAGGCTAGAGGCGAAATATTCAATATAGGGAACCCTCACGAAATAACCATCCTCCAACTCGCCGAAAAGATAAAGGAGATAACCCAGAGCAAGTCGAAAATCACCTTCCACCCTCTACCCAGAGATGACCCGAAAAGGAGATGCCCCGACATAACCAAAGCCAAGACCATCCTAGGCTGGCAACCCGAGACAACGCTCGAAGAGGGGCTCACAAAGACGGTAAACTGGTTTAGATCGAAAAATATAGAACCCCGCCATCACTGAAACTTAAACCTTTAAAAAAAGGCAGCCGGCACGGCGCTAGTTTTTTCAAAAAAATCGATGCTTGAGATCACAGAGAGGTTAAACTGTTTCGCGCCGTTAAGTGTGGTAGAACTTTAGCTGCAAGTTGAGCTCGGGAGTTTTGGGTTTTGGGCATGTGACCTTTCCGGGCAGGGCTTTGCTGGCGAACACTACTAAGCCTTGGAGCGTTCGTAGGAGAGACGGAGGGCTTCCCAGTAGCTTGCAGGCTCCCCTACATCGACACGGAGTTCGCCGGGGAGGAGTTTGACGGCGTACACGCCGAAGCCCCAGCTCACCAACATCTGGATGGCATCTGTCAACTGGATCTCCCCACCGTTGTCGGCTGAGACCTTTTCTAACGCTTTGAAAATTATTGGGTTGAAGAGGTAAACAGCGACGACTGCGAGGTTGGAGGGTGGTATCTGAGGCTTCTCTACTATTCTCTTCACCCTATAGACGCCCTCACATGCGGGCTCCCCTTCTATGACCCCGTAGGGTCGAGGGTTCTCAACCTCATCCACGAGGAAGGTTGCCTCCGCCCTGAACTCATCTTGAACCTTCAATATACGCTCTAGGATCGACCCCCTACTCGTAGAGATGTAAGTATCACCCGCATATACAAAGAAGTCTTCATCCTTCACGAAGGGGCGAGCTCTATAGACAGCGTCACCGAAACCTCTAGGCCCAGGTTGGCTTACCCAGACTATGGTGGACTCGTCGATCATCTTAAAGAATCGTTCAATCTCACTG
This window harbors:
- a CDS encoding sugar phosphate nucleotidyltransferase, giving the protein MDRSFSVVVVCLMVRRAVIPAAGLGTRLFPATIEQPKEMLPIFAKGRDGKIYVKPILQLAFEQLFDSGIREFCFITGKAKRAIEDHFTQDHQVISLLKAKNRSECASEIERFFKMIDESTIVWVSQPGPRGFGDAVYRARPFVKDEDFFVYAGDTYISTSRGSILERILKVQDEFRAEATFLVDEVENPRPYGVIEGEPACEGVYRVKRIVEKPQIPPSNLAVVAVYLFNPIIFKALEKVSADNGGEIQLTDAIQMLVSWGFGVYAVKLLPGELRVDVGEPASYWEALRLSYERSKA